The following proteins come from a genomic window of Nostoc sp. TCL26-01:
- a CDS encoding plasmid replication protein, CyRepA1 family, producing MHLHDLHPQHLEELVKSSGIDLHLTHLNFQSFQGGTAYEYLLISEHLPRTNTGMVKSGWLQRYSHVIAGGWWCSGLDPLQNWQSMEWGCFKPNQPRTNENGKAIKYEHPPSTPTRIFCLRVTLEIWQQVSRRYSLALPENITINPQGEAEGFWQWVMERNIPVIICEGAKKAATLLTQGYAAIAIPGITSGYRVVKDKFGKVTSRQLIPDLAAFTAMQRNFYICFDYETQPKKVAAISNAITQLGCLLQNKKCGVKVIELPGIEKGVDELIVAKGASVFEKVYRQSVDLEIYLAQLKPHTELTIPATLTINRPFLGEIAFPTSGLVGVKSAKGTGKTTALQTVIHQANNINRPVLLITHRIQLGRFLCEKIGIKWGFIQNEMPKITLETESFSSQSLGLCVDSIWKLKPEEWQGAIIILDEVEQSLWHLLNSNTCKHKRVKILKCFQQLISTVLSTGGLIIAQDADLSDVSLEYLQGLAKCKLTPWIVVNQWKPQRGWEVTFYDSPNPIPLIQQLELDLLAGRKCYVTTDSRAGRYSCETIERYLKERLEKLRYQFPKALVVNSQTTNTPGHAAVDFVAAINQKITEYDHVFVTPSLGTGISIDVQHFDRVYGIFQGVIPDSEARQALARVRDNVPRIVWCAKRGIGLIASGSTNYRSLSDWYQENQKENLALLSPLHKIDVDLPLVYDPVHLRTWAKLSARVNSSIRLYRQSMQDGLTADGHQVWLRSNAIHNNIVRDLRLAFLATDPHDLANRQRLILEIVKVQKDWTEKRQKGKEIKRQIKKIKQQNQLSAASNVANAQDINCVEYEQLSAKHSLTDAEREQIQKYNLRQRYGIPVTPQLKLKDDQGYYSQLLIHYYLTHESEYFQVRDQQEWQQQLSWGNGKVFLPDLKTYTLKVEAMRALGMLQFLEIGRKFTEYESELIWLKDVVFQHNKHIKRVLGIGFVRGKEKITAIKILSRLLNLLGLKLKRVGEVYQIDPETLADGREQIFAVWYQRDELILANIKQMRCEPSTFTSANWQLNIPETNSVVSSVVSLL from the coding sequence ATGCATCTGCACGATTTACACCCACAGCACCTGGAAGAATTAGTCAAGAGTAGTGGTATCGATTTACACTTGACTCATCTCAACTTTCAGTCCTTCCAAGGCGGAACTGCATACGAATATCTGTTAATTTCTGAACACTTACCTCGTACCAACACTGGTATGGTGAAAAGTGGTTGGTTACAACGCTATAGCCATGTCATAGCAGGCGGTTGGTGGTGTTCTGGACTAGATCCTTTGCAGAATTGGCAATCAATGGAATGGGGTTGTTTCAAGCCCAACCAACCCCGGACTAATGAGAATGGCAAGGCTATCAAATATGAACATCCCCCCAGCACACCAACGCGGATATTTTGCTTACGGGTGACACTGGAAATTTGGCAGCAAGTCTCCCGACGCTACAGCCTAGCCTTACCTGAAAATATCACTATTAATCCCCAAGGAGAAGCTGAGGGTTTTTGGCAATGGGTGATGGAACGCAACATACCCGTGATTATTTGTGAGGGAGCCAAAAAAGCAGCTACACTCTTGACACAAGGATATGCAGCGATCGCCATTCCTGGAATTACCAGTGGCTATCGAGTTGTCAAAGATAAATTTGGCAAAGTTACCAGTCGTCAACTAATTCCTGATTTGGCTGCATTTACGGCTATGCAAAGGAATTTTTATATTTGTTTTGATTATGAAACGCAACCGAAAAAAGTTGCGGCTATTAGTAATGCGATTACTCAGCTTGGTTGTTTATTACAAAACAAGAAATGCGGTGTCAAAGTTATCGAATTACCAGGAATAGAAAAAGGTGTTGATGAGTTAATAGTTGCTAAAGGTGCAAGCGTTTTTGAAAAAGTTTATCGCCAAAGTGTTGATTTAGAAATTTACCTAGCTCAACTTAAACCTCATACTGAATTGACTATTCCCGCAACACTGACAATCAATCGCCCATTTTTAGGAGAAATAGCTTTTCCTACTTCTGGTTTAGTGGGAGTAAAATCAGCTAAAGGTACAGGAAAAACGACAGCATTACAAACAGTTATTCACCAAGCCAATAATATTAATAGACCTGTATTACTAATTACTCACAGAATCCAACTCGGACGTTTTTTATGTGAAAAGATTGGGATTAAATGGGGATTTATTCAAAATGAAATGCCAAAAATCACCCTAGAGACAGAATCATTCAGTTCCCAATCTTTAGGTTTATGTGTTGATTCCATCTGGAAGTTAAAACCAGAAGAATGGCAAGGAGCCATAATTATTTTAGATGAAGTAGAGCAATCTTTATGGCATCTACTCAATAGCAATACCTGTAAACACAAACGGGTTAAAATTTTAAAATGCTTCCAACAATTAATCTCTACGGTTTTATCAACTGGTGGTTTAATAATTGCTCAAGATGCTGATTTATCTGATGTATCTTTGGAATATTTACAAGGTTTAGCCAAGTGTAAATTAACCCCTTGGATAGTTGTAAATCAATGGAAACCACAGCGCGGTTGGGAAGTAACTTTTTACGACTCTCCTAACCCTATTCCTCTGATTCAGCAACTAGAATTGGATTTATTAGCTGGACGCAAATGTTATGTCACAACTGATAGCCGGGCTGGACGTTATAGCTGCGAAACAATTGAACGTTATCTCAAAGAGCGTTTAGAAAAACTTCGTTATCAATTTCCCAAAGCCTTAGTTGTGAATAGTCAAACAACAAACACACCTGGTCACGCAGCCGTTGATTTTGTTGCAGCAATCAACCAGAAAATTACAGAATACGATCATGTGTTTGTCACTCCCAGCTTAGGAACAGGTATTAGTATTGATGTGCAACATTTTGACCGTGTTTATGGTATTTTCCAAGGAGTAATCCCTGATTCAGAAGCGCGCCAAGCATTAGCAAGAGTTAGAGATAATGTACCGCGTATTGTCTGGTGTGCTAAACGGGGAATTGGCTTAATTGCTAGTGGTAGCACCAATTATCGTTCACTATCTGACTGGTATCAAGAAAATCAAAAAGAAAACCTAGCATTGTTGAGTCCATTACATAAAATCGATGTAGATTTACCCTTAGTTTATGATCCTGTACATTTACGAACTTGGGCAAAACTATCAGCGAGAGTCAATTCTTCCATTCGTCTTTACCGTCAATCAATGCAAGATGGATTAACTGCTGATGGACATCAAGTTTGGTTACGGAGTAATGCAATTCACAATAATATTGTGCGAGATTTACGGTTAGCATTTTTAGCCACTGATCCTCATGATTTAGCCAATCGGCAGAGATTAATCCTGGAAATTGTCAAAGTCCAGAAAGATTGGACAGAAAAGCGCCAAAAAGGTAAAGAAATTAAACGACAAATTAAAAAGATTAAACAGCAAAATCAACTCTCAGCAGCTAGCAATGTGGCAAATGCTCAAGATATTAACTGTGTGGAATATGAGCAGTTATCAGCTAAACATTCTCTCACTGATGCAGAACGTGAGCAAATCCAGAAATATAATTTGCGGCAAAGATATGGTATCCCGGTAACACCGCAATTAAAGTTAAAGGATGATCAAGGATACTATAGTCAATTGTTGATTCACTACTATCTCACTCACGAAAGTGAATATTTTCAAGTTAGAGACCAACAAGAATGGCAGCAGCAACTATCATGGGGTAATGGTAAAGTCTTTCTCCCAGATTTAAAAACCTATACGTTGAAAGTTGAAGCCATGAGAGCATTAGGAATGCTTCAGTTTCTGGAAATAGGACGTAAGTTTACCGAGTATGAATCTGAGCTAATCTGGTTAAAAGATGTAGTTTTTCAACATAATAAGCATATTAAAAGAGTGCTGGGAATTGGCTTTGTTCGGGGTAAGGAAAAAATTACCGCAATTAAAATTCTCAGCCGATTGTTAAATCTGTTGGGGTTGAAACTAAAACGAGTGGGTGAAGTTTATCAAATTGACCCAGAAACATTGGCGGATGGTAGAGAACAAATATTTGCTGTTTGGTATCAACGAGATGAACTCATACTGGCTAATATTAAACAGATGAGATGTGAGCCAAGTACTTTTACTTCTGCAAATTGGCAGTTAAATATACCTGAAACAAATTCTGTCGTTTCTAGTGTTGTTTCTTTGCTTTAG
- a CDS encoding glycosyltransferase, with product MQIDTIESKISLSKTSRESANHVFVFLEVFAREGGIQSYVKDIFRAYGELNQDYQAEVLLLRDSPEYCNHFASENLKFHYFHHPSPQIGRIKIAGVLLKFLLQKRPQRVFCGHINLAALVQTLCQPLGIPYTILTYGKEFWEPLKDRERRALASAEEIWTISRYSRDRACAVNGIDPHKVKMLPCAIDGDKFTPGTKQPELVAKYGLTDAKVLMTVARLWSGDIYKGVDVTIRALPKIAQAFPEVKYLVIGRGDDQPRLAQLAQDLGVSDRVVFAGFVPTEQLVDHYRLADAYIMPSQEGFGIVYLEAMACGVPVLSGDDDGSADPLQDGKLGWRVPHRNPEAVAAACLEILQGDDLRCDGEWLREQAIALFGMNALRNQLLSLIQHQ from the coding sequence ATGCAAATTGATACAATAGAATCAAAAATAAGTCTCAGTAAAACTTCTCGTGAATCAGCTAACCATGTCTTCGTGTTCTTAGAAGTTTTTGCACGGGAAGGAGGAATTCAGTCCTATGTTAAGGATATTTTTCGTGCATATGGGGAATTGAATCAAGACTATCAAGCAGAAGTATTGTTATTACGAGATAGTCCTGAATACTGTAATCATTTTGCATCTGAGAATTTAAAATTCCATTACTTTCATCACCCATCACCCCAAATTGGCAGAATCAAAATTGCTGGAGTGTTATTAAAGTTTCTCTTGCAAAAACGACCACAACGGGTTTTTTGTGGACATATTAATTTAGCAGCACTTGTCCAAACACTGTGTCAACCGTTAGGCATTCCCTACACTATCCTGACTTATGGTAAAGAGTTTTGGGAACCACTCAAAGACAGAGAACGCCGTGCTTTAGCTAGTGCAGAGGAAATTTGGACAATTAGCCGCTACAGCCGCGATCGCGCTTGTGCTGTCAATGGTATAGATCCTCATAAGGTGAAAATGTTACCTTGCGCCATTGACGGAGATAAATTTACACCAGGAACGAAACAACCAGAATTAGTTGCTAAGTACGGCTTAACGGATGCTAAAGTTTTAATGACCGTGGCGCGATTATGGTCAGGTGATATTTATAAAGGTGTCGATGTCACAATTCGTGCCTTGCCGAAAATTGCTCAAGCATTTCCCGAAGTAAAATATTTAGTAATTGGTCGTGGTGATGACCAACCGCGATTAGCCCAACTAGCTCAAGACTTAGGTGTGAGCGATCGCGTTGTCTTTGCTGGGTTTGTTCCTACTGAACAGTTAGTTGATCACTACCGCCTAGCTGATGCCTACATTATGCCTTCCCAAGAAGGTTTTGGTATTGTTTATCTAGAAGCAATGGCTTGTGGCGTTCCCGTCTTATCTGGTGATGATGATGGTTCAGCCGACCCCTTGCAAGATGGTAAGCTAGGGTGGCGAGTACCACACCGCAACCCAGAAGCTGTAGCAGCAGCTTGTTTAGAAATTCTCCAAGGAGATGATCTCCGATGTGATGGTGAGTGGCTAAGAGAACAGGCGATCGCTCTGTTCGGGATGAACGCCTTGAGAAATCAACTTTTGTCTTTAATCCAGCATCAATAG
- a CDS encoding anti-sigma regulatory factor produces MLGIMQHDHLTVKSELKLLNQVQQWFEEFCLRYLSQLGWSETQLYRLNLALAEGFTNAVRHAHRALPPETTIDIEVSLWANKIELRIWDYGNPFNPDAIAEPEPGTLQVGGYGWFLLRRLADRVIYERSEDSRNCLVIVKYADEYQY; encoded by the coding sequence ATGCTTGGCATAATGCAGCACGACCATCTCACGGTTAAGAGCGAACTAAAGCTACTAAACCAAGTACAACAATGGTTTGAGGAGTTTTGCCTGCGATACCTGTCTCAACTTGGCTGGTCAGAGACTCAACTTTATCGCCTCAACTTAGCATTAGCAGAGGGCTTTACCAATGCAGTCCGTCACGCCCATCGTGCTTTACCCCCGGAAACAACCATAGACATAGAAGTTAGTCTGTGGGCAAACAAGATAGAATTGAGGATTTGGGATTATGGTAACCCTTTTAATCCTGATGCGATCGCTGAACCAGAACCAGGTACTTTACAAGTAGGAGGTTATGGCTGGTTTCTCCTGCGACGTTTAGCTGATCGTGTTATCTACGAGCGCAGCGAAGATAGTAGAAACTGTCTGGTGATCGTTAAATATGCCGACGAATATCAATACTAG
- the petD gene encoding cytochrome b6-f complex subunit IV, which produces MATQKKPDLSDPLLRAKLAKGMGHNYYGEPAWPNDLLYVFPVVIMGSFACIVALAVLDPAMSGEPANPFATPLEILPEWYLYPVFQILRSLPNKLLGVLAMAAVPLGLILVPFLENVNKFQNPFRRPVATTVFLFGTLVTLWLGIGAALPLDKSLTLGLF; this is translated from the coding sequence ATGGCAACACAGAAAAAACCCGATCTGAGCGATCCTCTTTTAAGAGCCAAACTGGCCAAAGGCATGGGTCACAATTACTATGGTGAACCAGCTTGGCCTAACGATTTGCTGTATGTATTCCCAGTTGTAATTATGGGTTCCTTTGCTTGTATTGTGGCTCTAGCTGTGCTAGACCCGGCAATGTCAGGTGAACCAGCAAATCCTTTTGCTACCCCCCTGGAAATCTTGCCAGAGTGGTACTTGTACCCAGTATTCCAAATTTTGCGATCGCTTCCTAACAAACTGTTGGGAGTTTTAGCAATGGCTGCTGTACCCCTGGGACTAATTCTCGTTCCCTTTTTGGAGAATGTTAATAAGTTCCAAAACCCCTTCCGCCGTCCAGTTGCTACCACAGTGTTCTTATTTGGCACTTTAGTAACTCTCTGGTTAGGTATTGGTGCTGCTTTACCATTAGACAAATCTTTGACTTTAGGCTTGTTCTAA
- the petB gene encoding cytochrome b6: MANVYDWFEERLEIQAIAEDVTSKYVPPHVNIFYCLGGITLTCFLIQFATGFAMTFYYKPTVAEAYSSVQYIMNEVNFGWLIRSIHRWSASMMVLMMILHVFRVYLTGGFKKPRELTWVSGVILAVITVSFGVTGYSLPWDQVGYWAVKIVSGVPEAIPVVGVLISDLLRGGSSVGQATLTRYYSAHTFVLPWLIAVFMLFHFLMIRKQGISGPL, from the coding sequence ATGGCCAACGTTTACGACTGGTTTGAGGAACGTTTAGAGATCCAGGCGATCGCCGAGGATGTCACAAGCAAGTACGTACCTCCCCACGTCAACATTTTCTACTGCTTGGGTGGCATTACCCTAACTTGCTTTCTCATCCAGTTCGCCACTGGATTCGCCATGACGTTCTATTACAAGCCAACAGTGGCTGAAGCTTACTCTTCTGTTCAATACATCATGAACGAAGTAAACTTCGGTTGGCTGATTCGTTCTATCCATCGCTGGTCTGCCAGCATGATGGTGTTGATGATGATCCTGCACGTCTTCCGCGTCTACTTGACTGGTGGTTTTAAAAAGCCCCGCGAATTGACCTGGGTGAGTGGTGTAATCCTCGCTGTCATTACCGTTTCCTTCGGAGTTACAGGCTATTCTCTACCTTGGGATCAAGTAGGCTACTGGGCTGTGAAAATTGTTAGCGGTGTACCAGAAGCAATTCCGGTAGTCGGCGTACTCATCTCCGACCTGCTACGTGGTGGTTCTAGTGTTGGTCAAGCAACCCTGACTCGCTACTACAGCGCTCACACCTTTGTCCTGCCTTGGTTGATTGCAGTATTCATGCTGTTCCACTTCTTGATGATCCGCAAACAAGGCATTTCTGGGCCTTTGTAA